The Flavobacteriales bacterium genome includes a region encoding these proteins:
- a CDS encoding type III pantothenate kinase — translation MELIIDVGNTRAKAAVFINNGIHKIFYSNHADEEMLEKLKDFSITSIMICTVRKNEDALYEFWSKMAPTFVLTEKTKIPLINRYKTPETLGKDRIAAVIGARFLYPEGNLLVIDAGTCITYDILTADNQYLGGNISPGVRIRFKALNEFTGALPLVDDYDMELLFGQNTTESIASGVLNGLFYEIDGAISAYSSTFHDLKTIICGGEARYFVNRIKNKIFANQNLVLLGLHKILQFNA, via the coding sequence ATGGAATTGATTATTGATGTGGGGAATACCCGAGCCAAAGCCGCTGTTTTTATTAACAATGGCATTCACAAAATTTTTTATAGCAACCATGCCGACGAGGAAATGCTCGAAAAATTGAAAGATTTTTCAATTACTTCGATTATGATTTGCACCGTCAGAAAAAATGAAGACGCTCTTTATGAATTTTGGAGCAAAATGGCTCCCACGTTTGTATTAACCGAAAAAACTAAAATTCCTTTGATAAACCGGTATAAAACCCCTGAAACTCTGGGCAAAGACAGGATTGCTGCTGTTATTGGAGCCAGATTTTTATATCCGGAGGGCAACCTGCTTGTAATAGATGCGGGTACATGTATAACGTATGATATTTTGACAGCCGACAATCAATACTTAGGTGGAAACATCAGCCCAGGTGTCCGAATTCGGTTCAAAGCTCTGAATGAATTTACCGGAGCATTGCCCTTAGTGGACGACTATGATATGGAACTTTTGTTTGGGCAAAACACTACAGAAAGCATTGCCAGCGGTGTTTTAAACGGATTATTTTATGAAATAGATGGGGCTATTTCGGCCTATTCTTCAACCTTTCATGACCTCAAGACCATAATTTGCGGTGGAGAAGCTCGATATTTTGTCAATCGTATTAAAAACAAGATATTCGCGAACCAAAATTTGGTATTGCTGGGATTGCATAAAATCTTACAATTTAATGCGTAA
- a CDS encoding biotin--[acetyl-CoA-carboxylase] ligase, which produces MNYDFCGKSRKKLEILSPKTLFVGHCSVFFEQIDSTNTYLKNRIASENIPNGMLVYSNFQTNGRGQNNNIWSSQEGKNALFSLFLNFSFLPTEHMAIVSQFVAVAVCHALNQFLPEQTIKIKWPNDLFVNDKKIAGILIENIIGNTNKCVIGVGINVNQIDFQTLNTTSIRIEKNELTDRKKIIEACCEYIEKYYRLLQQTNGSKLINELFVKHLYKFNEKIILEHTSWTVLGVDLDGRLILENEKMEKRKLIHNERKIQWN; this is translated from the coding sequence TTGAATTACGATTTTTGCGGCAAAAGTCGGAAAAAATTGGAGATTCTGTCCCCCAAAACCTTATTCGTTGGTCATTGCTCGGTATTTTTTGAGCAAATAGACTCTACCAATACCTATTTAAAAAACCGCATCGCTTCCGAAAACATTCCCAATGGCATGTTGGTTTACAGCAATTTTCAGACAAATGGCAGAGGGCAAAATAATAATATCTGGAGCAGTCAAGAAGGCAAAAATGCTCTTTTCAGCCTTTTTCTAAATTTTTCTTTTTTGCCTACCGAACACATGGCCATTGTTTCGCAATTTGTGGCAGTTGCTGTTTGCCATGCTCTTAATCAATTTTTGCCCGAACAAACAATTAAAATAAAATGGCCCAACGACCTTTTTGTGAATGACAAAAAAATTGCCGGAATTCTGATTGAAAATATTATTGGAAACACCAACAAATGTGTGATTGGAGTTGGAATTAATGTCAACCAAATTGATTTTCAAACACTTAATACAACTTCTATCCGTATTGAAAAAAATGAATTAACCGACCGAAAAAAAATAATAGAGGCTTGTTGCGAATACATCGAAAAATACTACCGATTGCTCCAACAAACCAACGGGTCGAAACTTATTAATGAGTTATTCGTAAAGCATTTGTATAAATTTAACGAAAAAATAATATTGGAACACACAAGCTGGACTGTTTTGGGGGTTGATTTGGATGGCAGACTTATTCTTGAAAACGAAAAAATGGAAAAAAGAAAACTGATTCACAACGAAAGGAAAATACAATGGAATTGA
- the rsfS gene encoding ribosome silencing factor, which translates to MPKKNTAIDKLADIVVMGMLEKKAHNVVKIDLRDLNVSVTDIMIICHGDSDRQVAAIADSVVETVKKQTGENPFSKEGMRLAEWVLVDYINVVVHIFKKDLRQYYAIEDLWADGIVQEITTD; encoded by the coding sequence ATGCCGAAAAAAAATACGGCCATTGACAAGCTCGCGGATATTGTGGTGATGGGAATGCTTGAAAAAAAAGCACATAATGTGGTGAAAATAGACCTCAGAGACCTGAATGTTTCGGTTACTGACATCATGATTATTTGTCATGGCGATAGTGACAGACAGGTGGCGGCAATTGCCGATAGCGTAGTGGAAACTGTAAAAAAACAAACTGGCGAAAACCCCTTTAGTAAAGAAGGAATGAGATTGGCAGAATGGGTTTTGGTGGACTACATAAACGTGGTGGTACACATTTTTAAAAAGGATTTAAGACAATACTACGCCATCGAAGATTTGTGGGCAGATGGTATAGTTCAGGAAATAACCACAGATTAG
- a CDS encoding chromate transporter, producing the protein MSGSKVKKIKRFIFLKDVAVLALTAFGGPSMHIALFERRMVQLKKYLTEEELLELYSLAQMLPGPSSTQTITAMGYKFGGPFLAFLTLMVWVLPAFLLMTACSFLFVFLDQEVTQRVFRFIQPLAVAFVFTAGLNMALKVNKGSLRFVLMGLAFVIVALLRHWLEQYVKTPWMFPVILIGGGVVSYFLGKKDTELVKNEQEIKSKIVVKWRYLVVFALIFVLAGLLVKLGAGQDSGFAHRSFVLFENTYRFGSLVFGGGNVLIPMMFDQFVQYQHWILPEEFLTGIGLNPAVPGPVFTVATYSGGLIMRDFGMHAQIWGCFIATIGIFLPGTLMIFFVYPMWDSIKNYKIIRRSLDGVIAASSGLVLAAGYLLFMPVAFRWKVKNSFHYTNLQDVDFVNYFNIALVILLALMLQKFKIPTPIWVLLCILAGIIF; encoded by the coding sequence ATGAGCGGCTCAAAAGTAAAAAAAATTAAACGGTTCATCTTTCTAAAAGATGTGGCTGTTTTAGCATTAACAGCCTTTGGAGGACCATCCATGCACATTGCCCTTTTTGAGCGAAGAATGGTTCAACTTAAAAAATACCTAACCGAAGAAGAATTGTTGGAACTGTATTCATTAGCCCAGATGCTGCCTGGCCCCAGCAGTACACAAACCATAACGGCAATGGGATACAAATTTGGAGGGCCATTTTTAGCTTTTTTAACACTAATGGTTTGGGTGTTGCCGGCATTCCTACTCATGACGGCCTGTTCCTTTTTATTTGTTTTTCTCGACCAAGAAGTAACCCAAAGAGTCTTTAGATTTATTCAGCCTTTGGCCGTTGCATTTGTATTTACGGCAGGATTAAATATGGCTTTAAAAGTTAATAAAGGAAGCCTGAGATTTGTGTTGATGGGGCTTGCATTTGTTATAGTTGCCCTGCTCAGACATTGGTTAGAGCAGTATGTAAAAACACCGTGGATGTTTCCGGTTATATTAATTGGTGGGGGAGTGGTAAGTTATTTTTTGGGTAAAAAGGACACCGAATTAGTTAAAAATGAGCAGGAAATAAAATCCAAAATTGTCGTTAAATGGCGATATTTGGTCGTATTTGCCTTAATTTTCGTCTTAGCCGGATTGCTTGTAAAATTGGGTGCGGGTCAAGATTCCGGTTTTGCACATCGCAGTTTTGTGTTGTTCGAAAATACGTATAGATTCGGAAGTTTGGTTTTTGGCGGAGGTAATGTGTTGATACCCATGATGTTTGACCAATTTGTTCAATATCAGCATTGGATTTTGCCAGAAGAATTTTTGACCGGAATTGGGCTAAATCCTGCAGTTCCCGGACCAGTTTTTACCGTAGCAACCTATAGCGGCGGATTGATAATGCGGGATTTTGGTATGCATGCTCAAATTTGGGGGTGCTTTATTGCCACCATTGGCATATTTCTTCCTGGCACGCTCATGATTTTTTTTGTATATCCGATGTGGGATAGCATAAAAAACTACAAAATCATCAGAAGGTCGCTTGATGGGGTCATTGCTGCTTCATCAGGGTTGGTTTTGGCTGCCGGATACCTGCTGTTTATGCCGGTGGCCTTTCGATGGAAGGTGAAAAATAGCTTTCATTATACCAATCTTCAAGATGTAGATTTTGTGAACTATTTTAACATAGCGTTGGTTATACTTTTGGCACTAATGTTGCAAAAGTTTAAAATTCCGACACCAATTTGGGTGTTATTGTGCATTTTGGCTGGTATCATTTTTTAA
- a CDS encoding carboxypeptidase-like regulatory domain-containing protein, whose product MKQYIFITLFLFGFTLKSVAQTAKKNDSTNMELVQFSGVVMTSDSLVGIPYAAVAIQRSHAGTYTDVFGYFTLVARKGDTLNFSCIGFRPNKYVIPDTFSDFKYSMIILLTADTMHLPTVVVRPMPRRELFDYYFVKSDIPDDDLERARKNLEREELKESREILKPDGIEVSKLHLSQQTQKYYYAGQVAPNNLLNPFAWAQFFEAWKRGDFKREVKTSDE is encoded by the coding sequence TTGAAACAATACATTTTTATCACACTTTTCCTTTTTGGTTTTACCCTCAAGTCGGTTGCTCAAACCGCCAAAAAAAATGATTCAACCAATATGGAATTGGTGCAGTTTTCGGGTGTAGTAATGACCTCAGATAGTTTGGTGGGCATACCTTATGCTGCAGTGGCCATTCAGCGAAGTCATGCCGGAACCTATACTGACGTATTCGGATATTTTACTCTTGTGGCCCGAAAAGGGGATACTTTAAACTTTTCTTGTATTGGTTTTAGACCAAACAAATATGTCATTCCCGATACATTTAGCGATTTTAAATATTCGATGATAATTCTACTTACAGCTGATACGATGCATTTGCCAACGGTAGTTGTAAGGCCGATGCCACGGCGAGAGTTGTTTGATTATTATTTTGTAAAATCAGATATACCCGATGATGATTTGGAACGAGCCAGAAAAAATCTGGAGCGGGAAGAGTTGAAAGAAAGTAGGGAAATTCTAAAACCGGACGGCATAGAAGTTTCCAAATTGCACCTCTCTCAACAAACTCAAAAGTATTACTATGCAGGTCAGGTAGCACCCAATAATTTGCTCAACCCATTTGCGTGGGCACAGTTTTTTGAAGCTTGGAAAAGAGGAGATTTTAAAAGAGAGGTAAAAACCTCTGATGAGTAA